One part of the Anopheles coustani chromosome 2, idAnoCousDA_361_x.2, whole genome shotgun sequence genome encodes these proteins:
- the LOC131265728 gene encoding glucose-6-phosphate exchanger SLC37A2 isoform X2, translating into MQRIRIPSSGRQQRMSSTYPNAPIGIRVISYLSGKLCPRFQINRVLWFQCSVLGLTYLAYTCYHMTRKPISVVKSVLHRNCSAVTLPPEFVTPAGNSPTDTPPLPTDATWCDYPPFDQPDFNSLLGTLDSAFLFSYAIAMFFAGFIAERVSLRYFLALGMAFSGVFCYLFGMAKVYDIHSLWYFIAVQALAGMFQTTGWPGVVTIVGRWFGKSKRGLIFGIWNSHTSIGNVLGTLIAAHYVETDWSLSFVVPGFLMGMFGFVMFLFLVDRPEIVDCQEKVGDVQQRGASGGGGYRRVDDSMSDIEDSVVTSAEQEVNERTPIIGSINRAPPRQDAIGFLGALRIPGVVEFSLSLFFSKLVSYTFLFWLPFYIQHSTSMGAKLSADVSIVFDIGGIVGAIAAGMMSDASGMPATTCTGMLAVAAPLLLIYRCWGSVSLSVNILLLFVVGLMVNGPYALITTSVSAELGQHSSLNGNSKALATVTAIIDGTGSIGAAIGPLLAGMVSGWNNVFYMLVISDVMALVLLLRISSKECSRRNVNRRLNVRIE; encoded by the exons ATGCAAAGAATTCGCATACCGTCCAGTGGACGACAGCAAAGGATGAGTTCGACCTACCCGAACGCGCCGATCGGCATCCGCGTGATAAGCTACCTGTCCGGGAAGCTATGTCCCCGGTTCCAGATCAACCGGGTGCTGTGGTTCCAATGTTCCGTCCTGGGCCTCACGTACCTCGCCTACACCTGCTACCATATGACCCGGAAGCCGATTTCGGTCGTCAAATCGGTGCTCCATCGGAACTGCTCGGCGGTTACCCTGCCGCCCGAGTTCGTCACACCCGCGGGCAATTCACCGACCGACACACCACCCCTGCCAACCGATGCCACCTGGTGCGACTATCCACCGTTCGATCAGCCCGACTTTAACTCGCTGCTCGGTACGCTCGACTCGGCCTTCCTGTTCAGCTACGCCATCGCCATGTTCTTCGCCGGGTTCATCGCGGAACGGGTGTCCCTGCGCTACTTCCTCGCGCTCGGAATGGCCTTCTCAGGCGTGTTTTGCTACCTGTTCGGTATGGCCAAGGTGTACGACATCCACTCACTGTGGTACTTCATCGCCGTCCAGGCCCTCGCAGGGATGTTCCAAACGACGGGCTGGCCCGGTGTCGTCACGATCGTGGGCCGCTGGTTCGGCAAGTCGAAACGTGGGCTCATCTTCGGCATCTGGAACAGTCACACCTCGATCGGGAACGTGCTGGGGACACTGATTGCGGCCCACTACGTCGAAACCGACTGGTCGCTATCGTTCGTCGTGCCCGGCTTTCTCATGGGTATGTTCGGGTTTGTGATGTTCCTGTTCCTGGTCGATCGGCCGGAAATTGTCGACTGCCAGGAGAAGGTGGGCGATGTGCAGCAACGGGGCGCCTCGGGTGGTGGCGGCTACCGCAGGGTAGATGATTCCATGAGTGACATTGAGGATTCGGTCGTCACCAGCGCGGAGCAG GAAGTAAACGAACGTACTCCGATCATCGGAAGCATCAACCGGGCGCCACCACGGCAGGACGCCATCGGATTCCTTGGCGCGCTGCGCATTCCGGGAGTGGTAGAGTTCTCCCTCAGTCTGTTCTTTTCCAAACTCGTCAGCTACACATTCCTTTTCTGGCTGCCTTTCTACATTCAACATTCAA CTTCGATGGGTGCTAAGCTATCCGCCGACGTATCGATAGTGTTCGATATCGGTGGCATCGTCGGAGCAATCGCGGCCGGTATGATGTCGGATGCTAGCGGAATGCCCGCTACCACCTGCACCGGAATGCTGGCCGTTGCCGCCCCACTG CTCCTTATCTACCGCTGCTGGGGCAGCGTTTCGCTGTCGGTGAACATTCTGCTCCTGTTCGTCGTCGGTCTGATGGTGAACGGACCGTACGCACTCATCACCACGTCCGTCAGCGCGGAGCTGGGACAGCACAGTTCGCTCAATGGAAACTCGAAGGCACTCGCCACGGTCACGGCGATCATCGATGGCACCGGATCGATCGGGGCCGCCATCGGTCCCCTGCTTGCCGGTATGGTTTCCGGGTGGAACAACGTCTTCTATATGCTGGTGATATCGGACGTGATGGCGCTGGTGCTTCTGCTGCGCATCAGCAGCAAGGAATGCTCGCGAAGGAACGTCAACCGAAGGCTTAATGTGCGCATCGAGTAA
- the LOC131265730 gene encoding chitotriosidase-1 — protein sequence MVKCFVGVPLLVLLATASLAADDPERNKTSVAAKKIVCYVGTWAVYRPGRGRFDIEHIDPSLCTHLMYGFFGINEDATVRVIDPYLDLEENWGRGHIKRFVGLKNSNPALKTLAAIGGWNEGSRKFSKMAASVELRKRFIYDSVAFCQRHGFDGIDLDWEYPAQRDGDPEVDKENHALLVEEMRAVFDQHGLLMTAAVASVEFSAGVSYDIARVSKSFDFLNVMVYDMHGAWDSYCGINAPVYRGSADTTDEQVQLNVNASIHYWLSQGAPAEKLVLGIPLYGRSFTLANAANSQIGAATIGGGTAGPYTQQAGVLGYNEFCEKLQTETWDLRWSDEQQVPYAVRNNQWLGYDDVRSIQLKVKYLMDLGLGGAMVWSLETDDFRGYCGGGQYPLMREIHKLLNGGTPSPTTTPAPLPPSTTTAPGATTDGTTAGPSTTPSTADGPCSGAQVGFVPHPTDCSRFYFCVGNGSSFEFTCPPGTLFDPTMNVCNWADAVNCHSL from the exons ATGGTGAAGTGTTTTGTTGGCGTACCGCTGCTAGTACTTCTGGCCACCGCCAGCTTAGCGGCTGATGAccccgaacgaaacaaaacttccGTTGCAG CGAAAAAAATCGTCTGCTATGTGGGCACGTGGGCCGTCTACCGACCCGGCCGAGGTCGCTTCGATATCGAACACATCGATCCCTCCCTGTGCACTCACCTGATGTATGGATTCTTCGGCATCAACGAGGACGCGACGGTGCGCGTGATCGATCCGTATCTGGATCTGGAGGAAAACTGGGGCCGCGGGCATATCAAGCGCTTCGTGGGGCTGAAGAACTCGAACCCGGCGCTGAAGACGCTCGCCGCCATCGGTGGGTGGAACGAGGGTTCGCGCAAGTTCTCCAAGATGGCCGCCAGCGTGGAGTTGCGGAAGCGGTTTATCTACGATTCGGTGGCGTTCTGCCAGCGGCATGGATTCGACGGGATCGATCTGGACTGGGAGTACCCGGCGCAGCGCGATGGCGATCCGGAGGTGGACAAGGAAAACCATGCCCTGCTGGTGGAAGAGATGCGAGCAGT GTTCGATCAGCACGGCCTACTGATGACAGCCGCGGTTGCATCGGTCGAGTTCTCCGCTGGAGTTTCGTACGACATCGCTCGGGTGTCAAAGAGCTTCGACTTCCTCAACGTCATGGTGTACGATATGCATGGTGCCTGGGACAGCTACTGTGGCATTAATGCCCCAGTCTATCGTGGCTCGGCAGACACGACAGACGAACAGGTACAGCTCAACGTCAACGCCAGCATACACTATTGGCTGTCACAGGGAGCTCCGGCGGAAAAGCTAGTTCTTGGCATTCCACTCTACGGCCGCAGCTTCACACTGGCCAATGCGGCCAACTCGCAAATCGGTGCCGCAACGATCGGAGGTGGTACGGCCGGACCCTATACGCAACAAGCTGGCGTGCTGGGATATAACGAGTTCTGCGAAAAACTTCAGACCGAAACGTGGGATCTCCGTTGGAGCGATGAGCAGCAGGTCCCGTACGCCGTGCGCAACAATCAGTGGCTCGGGTACGACGATGTGCGTTCGATTCAGCTAAAAGTGAAGTACCTGATGGATCTAGGACTGGGTGGTGCGATGGTGTGGTCCCTGGAGACGGACGACTTCCGTGGCTACTGTGGGGGTGGTCAGTACCCGCTGATGCGAGAGATCCACAAGCTTCTAAACGGTGGTACGCCAAGTCCTACGACGACTCCAGCTCCACTGCCGCCATCAACTACCACTGCTCCAGGAGCTACCACCGATGGCACAACCGCAGGACCTTCAACAACGCCCTCAACTGCTGATGGACCATGTAGCGGGGCCCAGGTAGGATTCGTGCCACATCCAACAGACTGTAGCAGATTCTACTTTTGCGTTGGCAATGGATCTAGCTTTGAGTTCACCTGTCCCCCCGGAACACTGTTTGACCCTACGATGAACGTTTGCAACTGGGCCGATGCCGTTAACTGCCACAGTTTGTGA
- the LOC131265728 gene encoding glucose-6-phosphate exchanger SLC37A2 isoform X1, which yields MQRIRIPSSGRQQRMSSTYPNAPIGIRVISYLSGKLCPRFQINRVLWFQCSVLGLTYLAYTCYHMTRKPISVVKSVLHRNCSAVTLPPEFVTPAGNSPTDTPPLPTDATWCDYPPFDQPDFNSLLGTLDSAFLFSYAIAMFFAGFIAERVSLRYFLALGMAFSGVFCYLFGMAKVYDIHSLWYFIAVQALAGMFQTTGWPGVVTIVGRWFGKSKRGLIFGIWNSHTSIGNVLGTLIAAHYVETDWSLSFVVPGFLMGMFGFVMFLFLVDRPEIVDCQEKVGDVQQRGASGGGGYRRVDDSMSDIEDSVVTSAEQDNASTRSLRGSYYSNSEVNERTPIIGSINRAPPRQDAIGFLGALRIPGVVEFSLSLFFSKLVSYTFLFWLPFYIQHSTSMGAKLSADVSIVFDIGGIVGAIAAGMMSDASGMPATTCTGMLAVAAPLLLIYRCWGSVSLSVNILLLFVVGLMVNGPYALITTSVSAELGQHSSLNGNSKALATVTAIIDGTGSIGAAIGPLLAGMVSGWNNVFYMLVISDVMALVLLLRISSKECSRRNVNRRLNVRIE from the exons ATGCAAAGAATTCGCATACCGTCCAGTGGACGACAGCAAAGGATGAGTTCGACCTACCCGAACGCGCCGATCGGCATCCGCGTGATAAGCTACCTGTCCGGGAAGCTATGTCCCCGGTTCCAGATCAACCGGGTGCTGTGGTTCCAATGTTCCGTCCTGGGCCTCACGTACCTCGCCTACACCTGCTACCATATGACCCGGAAGCCGATTTCGGTCGTCAAATCGGTGCTCCATCGGAACTGCTCGGCGGTTACCCTGCCGCCCGAGTTCGTCACACCCGCGGGCAATTCACCGACCGACACACCACCCCTGCCAACCGATGCCACCTGGTGCGACTATCCACCGTTCGATCAGCCCGACTTTAACTCGCTGCTCGGTACGCTCGACTCGGCCTTCCTGTTCAGCTACGCCATCGCCATGTTCTTCGCCGGGTTCATCGCGGAACGGGTGTCCCTGCGCTACTTCCTCGCGCTCGGAATGGCCTTCTCAGGCGTGTTTTGCTACCTGTTCGGTATGGCCAAGGTGTACGACATCCACTCACTGTGGTACTTCATCGCCGTCCAGGCCCTCGCAGGGATGTTCCAAACGACGGGCTGGCCCGGTGTCGTCACGATCGTGGGCCGCTGGTTCGGCAAGTCGAAACGTGGGCTCATCTTCGGCATCTGGAACAGTCACACCTCGATCGGGAACGTGCTGGGGACACTGATTGCGGCCCACTACGTCGAAACCGACTGGTCGCTATCGTTCGTCGTGCCCGGCTTTCTCATGGGTATGTTCGGGTTTGTGATGTTCCTGTTCCTGGTCGATCGGCCGGAAATTGTCGACTGCCAGGAGAAGGTGGGCGATGTGCAGCAACGGGGCGCCTCGGGTGGTGGCGGCTACCGCAGGGTAGATGATTCCATGAGTGACATTGAGGATTCGGTCGTCACCAGCGCGGAGCAG GATAATGCTTCGACGAGGAGTTTACGGGGCAGTTATTATTCCAACTCT GAAGTAAACGAACGTACTCCGATCATCGGAAGCATCAACCGGGCGCCACCACGGCAGGACGCCATCGGATTCCTTGGCGCGCTGCGCATTCCGGGAGTGGTAGAGTTCTCCCTCAGTCTGTTCTTTTCCAAACTCGTCAGCTACACATTCCTTTTCTGGCTGCCTTTCTACATTCAACATTCAA CTTCGATGGGTGCTAAGCTATCCGCCGACGTATCGATAGTGTTCGATATCGGTGGCATCGTCGGAGCAATCGCGGCCGGTATGATGTCGGATGCTAGCGGAATGCCCGCTACCACCTGCACCGGAATGCTGGCCGTTGCCGCCCCACTG CTCCTTATCTACCGCTGCTGGGGCAGCGTTTCGCTGTCGGTGAACATTCTGCTCCTGTTCGTCGTCGGTCTGATGGTGAACGGACCGTACGCACTCATCACCACGTCCGTCAGCGCGGAGCTGGGACAGCACAGTTCGCTCAATGGAAACTCGAAGGCACTCGCCACGGTCACGGCGATCATCGATGGCACCGGATCGATCGGGGCCGCCATCGGTCCCCTGCTTGCCGGTATGGTTTCCGGGTGGAACAACGTCTTCTATATGCTGGTGATATCGGACGTGATGGCGCTGGTGCTTCTGCTGCGCATCAGCAGCAAGGAATGCTCGCGAAGGAACGTCAACCGAAGGCTTAATGTGCGCATCGAGTAA
- the LOC131265020 gene encoding uncharacterized protein LOC131265020, producing the protein MAILHSCCLWHSVRKGSFASVIYTLIYFSISCTTMSLFLHEERRYLRGEVDRPMGESFLERDTISGVTVKFNVLLLICATLGVLSSVLVLIGLKMNNRGLLLPWIVVMIADLLVECAHFFYLIAIETLKFEPLTAMLFTIDFFIMCLNIYCLLCVISQYQEYKAGRGQAEDDSYTCPTSIQYSPPAATCLPPAKSTLSPVICPHTHCTLIPEETQINGTFVGSVASHQLKLAPTVRPQRGSLLKKHVKFSTSDKPKGCCTGIIHPENIIKDASKQPNGHMKVPIEALPEYSEDKLSWHEQKFTSVNQLYPNVKARGPDEH; encoded by the exons ATTTACTTCAGCATATCCTGCACAACGATGTCACTGTTTTTGCACGAGGAACGGCGATACCTGCGCGGTGAGGTGGATAGACCGATGGGCGAGAGCTTTCTGGAACGGGACACCATTTCGGGAG TCAccgtcaaattcaacgtactGCTGCTCATCTGCGCCACCTTGGGAGTCCTTTCATCGGTGCTCGTCCTAATCGGATTAAAAATG AACAACCGAGGCCTGCTGCTGCCGTGGATTGTGGTTATGATTGCGGACCTGCTGGTGGAGTGCGCCCACTTTTTCTATCTCATTGCCATAGAAACG CTGAAGTTTGAACCGTTGACGGCGATGCTTTTTACGATAGATTTCTTCATAATGTGTCTTAAT ATTTACTGCCTGCTGTGCGTGATATCGCAGTACCAGGAATACAAGGCCGGCCGCGGGCAAGCCGAAGACGACTCGTACACTTGC CCCACCAGCATCCAGTACAGTCCACCGGCAGCCACCTGCCTTCCACCCGCCAAAAGCACCCTCAGTCCCGTGATCTGCCCCCACACCCACTGTACGCTCATCCCGGAGGAAACGCAGATCAACGGAACGTTCGTGGGAA GTGTAGCATCACACCAGCTAAAGCTGGCGCCCACGGTGCGGCCGCAGCGGGGCTCGCTGCTGAAGAAGCACGTCAAGTTTTCGACCAGCGATAAGCCGAAGGGTTGCTGCACCGGCATCATCCATCCGGAGAACATCATCAAGGACGCCAGCAAACAGCCGAACGGCCACATGAAGGTGCCGATCGAAGCATTGCCCG AGTACAGCGAGGATAAACTCTCCTGGCACGAGCAGAAATTTACCAGCGTCAATCAACTGTACCCGAACGTGAAAGCCCGCGGTCCGGATGAGCATTAG
- the LOC131263211 gene encoding serine protease SP24D-like, whose product MANWSVVVVVLGVLAVTSAEVRFHLNEQNEVLGEARPFFKGSRIVGGGVAVAGQFPFQVGLLRSGSLYCGGSLIESRWVLTAAHCVYSGGTIVPASSITVLAGTVNLNSGVRRAVARVLPHERYGNFQNDIALLQLQLALPSSASVRPIALRLTSVPARSEVTISGWGRTYQGGPASSVLRYNRATVMSDQQCRLATGISTGLICFTSPVNNGACNGDSGGPAVLNNQLVGVANFIINYCGSTSPDGYAKVSDFVPWIQATMRRY is encoded by the exons ATGGCCAATTGGAgtgtagtggtggtggtgcttggTGTGCTGGCCGTGACGTCTGCGGAGGTTCGCTTTCACCTGAACGAACAGAACGAGGTGCTCGGCGAGGCCAGGCCCTTCTTCAAAGGGTCTCGCATCGTCGGAGGAGGCGTTGCCGTCGCGGGACAGTTTCCGTTCCAAGTGGGACTACTCCGGTCAGGCTCGTTGTACTGCGGCGGTTCGCTGATCGAGAGCCGCTGGGTCCTGACGGCGGCACACTGCGTCTACAGTGGTGGAACGAT TGTTCCAGCGTCGTCGATCACCGTTCTTGCCGGCACGGTTAACCTAAACTCCGGCGTTCGGCGCGCCGTGGCCAGAGTGTTGCCCCACGAACGGTACGGTAACTTCCAGAACGATATCGCCCTACTTCAGCTCCAACTGGCGCTGCCCAGCTCCGCTTCGGTTCGTCCCATCGCGCTCCGATTGACGTCGGTTCCGGCGAGAAGTGAGGTGACCATTTCCGGCTGGGGTCGCACCTATCAGGGCGGTCCAGCGTCCAGCGTGCTGCGCTACAACCGCGCCACGGTTATGAGTGACCAACAGTGTCGGTTGGCGACCGGAATCTCCACCGGACTGATCTGTTTCACGTCACCAGTAAATAATGGCGCATGCAAC GGTGATTCCGGGGGTCCAGCGGTCCTGAACAACCAGCTCGTTGGGGTGGCCAACTTTATCATCAACTACTGCGGATCGACCAGCCCGGACGGGTACGCCAAGGTGTCCGACTTCGTGCCCTGGATACAGGCCACTATGCGCAGATATTAA